The genomic region AATCTCCTTTCTTTTTTATAGTTTCAAAGAGCCGGGCTTTTAGCCCGGTTCTGCTTTAGCTAATTAAATCAAAGAGTTCATTAGTTGTTGTGTCTACAATTGCTGCATTGTCTTTTTCATATCCTGTTGGTATGAAAACACCAACAAAGGTATCCATTGCATTTTGTACTT from Marinitoga hydrogenitolerans DSM 16785 harbors:
- a CDS encoding DUF2922 domain-containing protein, which encodes MARKLRMSFVNTVDGKRKTIYLNDPRTDLTETEVQNAMDTFVGVFIPTGYEKDNAAIVDTTTNELFDLIS